The following coding sequences are from one Methanococcoides orientis window:
- the trkA gene encoding Trk system potassium transporter TrkA — MKIIIVGAGEVGYHIAKSLYLNNDVIVIDNNEDACARADELDVQVIHGNGANISILGQVINDADLLVAVTGSDEVNIVACTAAKLLAPSYRPFKTMSRVTNPDYIDRPVATRTQIGIDVMICPELSLASEVAEILSIPSAIDAEIFADGKIKMMEFVVSPESDLVDKNMKDLDLSDCCIVSAIYRQSDIIIPHGDDVIHGADHVVVIGKSDAMANVGSLFAGHEENVSRVMIIGGGTVGFYLAKLIEKSHATIKIIEKNRERCEFIAEALPKVLVLKGNGTDINLLKEEGVQDMDVVISVTDSDEKNLLCALLSKQLGAKKVVVRADHLDYVPLFELVGVDRAVSPREATINEVLKLTMGTGIEALTMIEGEKAEIIEYTASGNSKIVGKPLKNVKFPEGALVSMVVHKGDTFVPRGNYIIKEGDRVLIFSLPSAHQAVERLFK; from the coding sequence ATGAAAATCATAATCGTCGGAGCCGGTGAGGTAGGGTATCATATCGCAAAATCCCTTTATCTCAACAATGATGTTATTGTCATTGATAATAATGAAGATGCATGTGCAAGGGCAGATGAGCTCGATGTACAGGTCATTCATGGTAATGGTGCTAATATATCCATATTAGGCCAGGTGATCAATGATGCTGATCTTCTTGTTGCTGTGACCGGTTCAGATGAAGTGAACATTGTTGCATGTACAGCAGCCAAGCTTCTGGCTCCTTCTTACAGACCATTCAAAACAATGTCCAGGGTCACAAATCCTGATTATATTGACAGGCCGGTTGCAACTCGCACACAGATAGGCATTGATGTCATGATCTGTCCGGAACTATCCCTTGCTTCTGAGGTTGCCGAGATCCTTTCCATACCCTCAGCGATTGATGCTGAGATCTTTGCAGATGGCAAGATAAAGATGATGGAATTCGTTGTATCTCCGGAGAGCGACCTTGTTGACAAGAATATGAAGGACCTGGATCTCTCTGATTGCTGTATAGTTAGTGCTATTTACAGGCAGTCGGACATTATCATTCCCCATGGGGATGATGTGATACATGGTGCTGATCATGTTGTTGTCATTGGAAAATCTGATGCCATGGCAAATGTTGGAAGCCTCTTTGCAGGTCACGAGGAAAACGTTAGCAGGGTAATGATCATTGGTGGAGGTACTGTTGGTTTCTATCTTGCAAAGCTTATTGAAAAAAGCCATGCCACTATAAAGATAATCGAAAAGAACCGGGAACGGTGCGAGTTCATTGCTGAGGCTCTTCCAAAAGTACTTGTTCTGAAAGGAAACGGGACTGACATCAACCTTCTCAAAGAAGAAGGTGTTCAGGATATGGATGTTGTCATCTCTGTGACGGACAGTGATGAAAAGAATCTTTTATGTGCTCTTTTGTCCAAACAACTTGGTGCCAAAAAGGTTGTTGTACGAGCTGATCATCTTGATTATGTTCCGCTGTTCGAACTTGTGGGTGTGGATCGTGCAGTAAGTCCAAGGGAAGCTACGATCAATGAAGTACTGAAACTGACCATGGGGACAGGCATTGAAGCCCTGACCATGATAGAGGGTGAAAAGGCAGAGATCATTGAATATACTGCTTCTGGCAATTCAAAGATAGTGGGTAAACCGTTGAAGAACGTCAAGTTCCCTGAAGGTGCACTTGTCAGCATGGTGGTCCATAAAGGCGACACCTTCGTACCCCGTGGGAACTACATTATAAAAGAAGGCGATCGTGTATTAATTTTCTCCTTACCTTCTGCACATCAGGCCGTCGAAAGATTGTTCAAGTAA
- the dnaJ gene encoding molecular chaperone DnaJ has protein sequence MSTTRDYYEILGVAKDASETEIKKAYRKLAMKFHPDKNKDDGAEEKFKEISEAYAVLSDDEKRSQYDRFGHAGIDGRYSTEDIFRNADFGGFEDLGDIFGSIFGGGFGGFGGFGGGGHRRQGPTRGSDLRYDLAVTLEQAAFGEQVKINVPRAENCETCGGTGAKEGTSPTTCPKCRGSGQMTHSRRTPLGNFMTTTTCDNCHGRGQIIESPCPVCKGSGKQKKVRKIEVRVPKGSDTGLRLKVSGEGEAGSPGAPSGDLYVVIHIKPHEKFDRIGDDIVYEVPVTFSQAALGSEVMVPTLHGKVKMKIKAGTQTHSILRLKGKGMPHLHGHGQGDQLVKVVVETPTDLTEKQKGLLEELDKLSGTRSKGSKGGKGFFDKVKDAFETAISNTVSGSVDS, from the coding sequence ATGTCGACCACACGTGATTATTACGAAATACTTGGTGTAGCCAAGGATGCCTCTGAGACCGAGATCAAGAAAGCATATCGCAAACTTGCGATGAAATTCCATCCTGATAAGAATAAGGATGATGGTGCTGAAGAGAAGTTCAAGGAAATATCCGAAGCTTATGCTGTGCTGTCCGATGATGAGAAAAGATCACAGTATGATCGGTTTGGCCATGCAGGTATAGACGGTCGATATAGCACAGAAGATATTTTCAGGAATGCTGATTTTGGCGGTTTCGAAGACCTTGGTGATATCTTTGGCAGTATCTTCGGAGGCGGCTTTGGTGGTTTCGGAGGTTTTGGCGGCGGAGGTCATCGCAGGCAGGGTCCTACAAGGGGTTCTGATCTGAGGTATGATCTGGCTGTAACTCTGGAGCAGGCTGCTTTCGGTGAACAGGTGAAGATCAATGTTCCAAGGGCAGAGAACTGTGAAACCTGTGGAGGCACAGGTGCAAAGGAGGGTACAAGTCCGACCACCTGCCCGAAATGTCGTGGCAGCGGTCAGATGACCCATTCACGAAGGACGCCTCTTGGTAACTTCATGACCACTACTACATGTGACAATTGTCACGGTAGGGGTCAGATCATCGAATCTCCGTGTCCTGTCTGTAAAGGTTCGGGCAAGCAGAAGAAAGTACGCAAGATCGAAGTAAGGGTTCCAAAAGGTTCTGATACCGGTCTGCGTCTGAAGGTCAGCGGCGAGGGTGAAGCAGGAAGTCCGGGTGCACCATCAGGTGACCTCTATGTTGTGATCCACATTAAGCCTCATGAGAAGTTCGATCGCATAGGCGATGATATTGTCTATGAGGTCCCGGTCACGTTCTCTCAGGCAGCTCTTGGCTCTGAAGTAATGGTCCCGACACTTCATGGCAAGGTCAAAATGAAGATCAAAGCAGGAACTCAGACACATTCAATACTGCGTCTGAAAGGCAAGGGTATGCCACATCTTCATGGCCACGGTCAGGGTGACCAGCTTGTGAAGGTTGTTGTTGAGACTCCTACGGATCTCACGGAAAAACAGAAGGGTCTGCTGGAAGAGCTTGATAAGCTCAGTGGTACTCGATCCAAAGGATCAAAAGGTGGTAAAGGCTTCTTTGACAAGGTTAAAGATGCTTTTGAAACTGCTATTTCTAATACTGTTTCCGGTTCTGTTGACTCCTGA